In the Dioscorea cayenensis subsp. rotundata cultivar TDr96_F1 unplaced genomic scaffold, TDr96_F1_v2_PseudoChromosome.rev07_lg8_w22 25.fasta BLBR01001667.1, whole genome shotgun sequence genome, one interval contains:
- the LOC120256812 gene encoding ATP-dependent DNA helicase Q-like 4A isoform X2, with product MLCTRPFTCQLQRTETLQNPQFEKAWRALNGIQVACKNYLRPGLTGPAKRNHANYIPTNVLDSSNCTDKVAYCQNPGNSVEEKQKALHNSLSDAPTKVSYSLNYNGNSLPVNSSFGTVVDVRSEKLQQDTIGASLRSSSSYSGPINCRTSSDNDCKCLDEVFEDAMDEDDLLKNIDVDQIVMEHYQATSTPRGLASKDSPCTPVGSRGNFMGPRENTMPTELCEICSHGLKLAFCPEARGHLQELKDKLIAISNELLDNAGDLSPSRCESLRQDRLHLNKQVQQLEQYLNNSRVNEERELSHRMASTTPRDFQSVTPVSSFMIDPIRFDSQVHIRNELGNYEDRSTSVPYCPTDRFSSPLSCSMDRPSFASTPLDREIFAPKLAEVNYIDGSTDQRWKSVDFPWTKKLEANNKKVFGNHSFRPNQREVINATMSGYDVFVLMPTGGGKSLTYQLPSLICPGVTLVVSPLVSLIQDQIMYLLQANIPAAYLSANLEWVEQQEILRELMSGVCKYKLLYVTPEKIARSDVLLRNLESLHSRGSLARIVIDEAHCVSQWGHDFRPDYQGLGILKQKFPNTPVLALTATATASVKEDVVQALGLINCIVFRQSFNRPNLWYSILPKTKKCLDDIDKFIKENHFDECGIIYCLSRMDCEKVAEKLQECGHKASFYHGNMDSSQRAYVQRQWSKDEINIICATVAFGMGINKPDVRFVIHHSLPKSIEGYHQECGRAGRDGLRSSCVLYYNYSDYIRVKHMLMQGVIEQNPLASGTRRNSLANTERVLETNLENLLRMVSYCENDTDCRRLLQLIHFGEKFNPENCQKTCDNCSKILCLIEKDVTDIAKQLVELVRITGQRYSSSHILEVYRGSLSQMVKKYRHENLSFHGAGKHLAKGEASRILRHLVIDDILMEDVKKSDLYGSVSSVLKINESKAQALSSGQLTIKLRFPTLGKASKMQKPETTPAKGSLVPGIVNPPQSDIPAQAQPEVDLNLSAKIYAALRILRTALVKEAGEGYMAYHIFGNATLQQISKKIPRTKEELLEVNGMGKVKVSKYGDRVLDTIESTIQEYQKTDKNSSGSSNTSSDGVKRRRGSAGVDSTADDDFTDNTEQSKKRVMKTPLEIRCIDLELDGCHMGTEESNPNPKYKNSGRVLPQWSSPEIKSVSPGNNLFEEFSYKK from the exons ATGTTGTGCACAAG GCCTTTTACTTGTCAACTTCAAAGAACTGAAACCCTGCAGAATCCACAATTTGAAAAG GCCTGGAGAGCACTCAATGGTATTCAGGTGGCATGCAAGAATTATTTACGGCCAGGATTAACTGGTCCAGCAAAGAGAAATCATGCGAATTATATTCCAACTAATGTTTTAGATTCATCCAATTGCACTGATAAAGTGGCTTACTGCCAGAACCCTGGAAATTCagttgaagaaaaacaaaaggcaCTTCACAATTCACTGTCTGATGCACCCACAAAAGTCAGTTATTCTTTAAATTATAATGGAAATTCTCTGCCAGTGAATAGCAGTTTCGGTACAGTTGTTGATGTGAGATCAGAAAAATTGCAACAAGATACAATAGGAGCATCTCTGCGATCCAGTTCCTCTTATTCAGGTCCTATAAACTGTCGTACATCAAGTGATAATGATTGCAAATGTCTtgatgaagtttttgaagatGCTATGGATGAAGATGATCTTTTAAAG AACATTGATGTAGACCAGATAGTTATGGAGCACTATCAAGCAACTAGTACTCCCAGAGGATTAGCATCAAAAGATTCACCTTGTACTCCAGTTGGTAGCAGAGGTAACTTCATGGGGCCTCGAGAGAACACCATGCCCACAGAACTATGTGAAATATGTAGCCATGGTTTGAAA ctAGCATTTTGTCCAGAAGCAAGAGGACATCTGCAGGAGCTGAAGGATAAGCTAATTGCCATATCAAATGAACTTCTTGACAATGCTGGTGACCTTAGTCCTTCTCGCTGTGAAAGTCTTCGTCAAGACCG GTTGCATCTTAATAAGCAGGTTCAACAGCTTGAGCAATATCTTAATAACTCGAGGGTAAATGAAGAAAGGGAATTGTCTCATCGTATGGCCTCAACTACACCCAGGGATTTCCAATCTGTCACTCCTGTAAGCTCATTTATGATAGATCCTATAAGGTTTGATTCCCAAGTTCACATAAGAAATGAACTAGGAAATTATGAGGATCGTAGTACTTCAGTGCCCTACTGTCCTACAGATAGGTTCTCTTCGCCTCTGTCATGTTCCATGGATAGGCCAAGTTTTGCATCAACACCTCTGGACAGAGAAATATTTGCCCCTAAGCTTGCTGAAGTTAATTATATTGATGGGTCTACTGATCAAAGATGGAAGAGTGTAGACTTCCCGTGGACAAAGAAACTTGAG GCCAACAACAAGAAAGTCTTTGGAAATCACTCATTTCGTCCTAATCAAAGAGAGGTGATTAATGCAACAATGAGTGGATATGATGTTTTTGTATTGATGCCCACAGGCGGTGGAAAGAGCCTAACATACCAG CTTCCCTCTCTCATCTGTCCAGGAGTAACTCTAGTGGTTTCTCCTCTTGTTTCACTCATTCAAGATCAAATCATGTATTTACTACAG GCAAATATTCCTGCTGCTTATTTGAGTGCCAACTTGGAGTGGGTTGAACAACAGGAAATACTTAGGGAGCTGATGTCTGGTGTATGTAAATACAAGCTACTATATGTGACCCCAGAAAAAATTGCTAG AAGTGACGTTCTATTGAGAAACTTGGAAAGTTTACATTCACGGGGATCACTTGCTAGGATCGTAATTGATGAAGCTCACTGTGTTAGCCAATGGGGACATGATTTTAGACCAGACTATCAG GGCCTTGGTATTCTGAAACAGAAATTTCCAAACACACCAGTGTTGGCTCTAACTGCAACAGCGACAGCTAGTGTAAAGGAAGATGTTGTGCAAGCTCTTGGCCTCATTAATTGCATTGTTTTCAGACAGAGTTTTAATCGCCCAAACTTGTG GTATTCAATATTACCGAAGACTAAGAAATGTTTGGATGACATTGACAAATTCATCAAAGAAAACCATTTTGATGAATGTGGCATCATTTATTGTCTTTCAAGAATGGACTGTGAAAAAGTGGCTGAAAAGTTGCAG GAGTGTGGGCACAAGGCATCATTTTACCATGGCAACATGGATTCTTCTCAGCGAGCATATGTTCAAAGGCAGTGGAGcaaagatgaaataaatataatatgtgcAACAGTGGCGTTTGGAATGG GTATAAATAAACCTGATGTTCGGTTTGTGATTCATCATTCTCTTCCAAAGTCTATTGAAGGTTATCATCAG GAGTGTGGGCGTGCTGGTAGAGATGGTCTGCGTTCATCTTGTGTTCTGTACTACAATTATAGTGACTAT ATTAGAGTCAAGCATATGCTCATGCAAGGAGTTATAGAGCAAAATCCTTTGGCATCTGGAACAAGACGCAACTCGCTAGCAAACACTGAGAGAGTATTGGAAACAAACCTAGAAAATCTTTTGCGCATG GTTAGTTATTGCGAGAATGACACTGATTGCAGGCGTCTGCTACAGCTTATTCATTTTGGTGAAAAGTTCAATCCTGAAAACTGCCAGAAGACTTGTGATAATTGTTCCAAAATTTTGTGCTTGATTGAGAAAGATGTCACTGACATTGCAAAGCAACTG GTTGAATTGGTGAGAATAACTGGCCAGCGTTATTCATCATCCCATATTCTTGAAGTTTACAGGGGTTCCTTGAGTCAAATG GTGAAGAAATATAGGCATGAAAACCTAAGTTTTCATGGAGCAGGGAAACATTTAGCCAAAGGCGAAGCTTCCAGAATATTAAGGCATTTGgttattgatgatattcttaTGGAAGATGTCAAGAAGAGTGATCTATATGGTTCTGTATCATCGGTATTGAAG ATAAATGAATCAAAAGCACAGGCACTCTCCTCAGGACAGCTAACAATTAAGCTCAG GTTCCCGACTCTGGGAAAGGCATCTAAGATGCAGAAACCTGAAACAACCCCTGCAAAAGGTTCATTGGTTCCTGGAATAGTGAACCCTCCCCAAAGTGACATACCTGCTCAAGCACAACCTGAAGTCGACCTG AATCTGTCAGCAAAAATTTATGCTGCTTTGCGTATACTTCGCACTGCACTTGTAAAGGAGGCTGGTGAAGGATACATGGCATATCACATTTTTGG AAATGCGACATTGCAGCAGATCAGCAAGAAAATACCAAGGACCAAAGAAGAACTCCTTGAGGTCAACGGCATGGGCAA GGTGAAGGTAAGTAAGTACGGGGACCGTGTATTAGATACTATAGAGTCGACGATCCAAGAATACCAGAAGACTGACAAGAATAGCAGTGGTAGCAGCAACACAAGTTCTGACGGTGTAAAAAGAAGGAGAGGCTCAGCAGGTGTTGATTCCACTGCAGATGATGATTTTACTGATAACACTGAACAATCAAAGAAAAGGGTAATGAAGACTCCTCTTGAAATAAGGTGCATTGATTTGGAATTGGATGGGTGTCACATGGGCACTGAGGAatcaaatccaaatccaaaataTAAGAATTCTGGTAGAGTCCTGCCGCAATGGTCTTCACCAGAGATCAAAAGTGTCAGTCCTGGAAACAATCTATTTGAGGAATTTTCATACAAGAAATAG
- the LOC120256834 gene encoding uncharacterized protein LOC120256834 translates to MQKLWRSCTGPGPVLSTAGWLETKASSALSRSFMCASTLRLSSFPGSGQSRRTPLIPCRCGIDVGRAFSRAWSPLLREVQVPTLAWLHASPGRGFRAVEGLRSREKGGVLDGFDEEKRKEEESGSEEEEEGGIVDADQSSRSPRQRTSPVRRQRGGSNGPLGRNLELLTIPGVGPRNLRKLVDKGFEGVAQLKQLYKDKFVGKSSEKMVEYLQSSVGIIHKNHAESITSFIKDSVDEELKQEDTGSDLRSGLKKRLTFCVEGNISVGKTTFLQRIANETLELRDLVEIVPEPIAKWQDVGPDHFNILDAFYAEPERYAYTFQNYVFVTRVMQERESAGSIKPLRLMERSVFSDRMVFVRAVHEAKWMNEMEISIYDSWFDPVVSVLPGLIPDGFIYLRASPDTCHKRMLLRKRTEEGGVSLDYLRGLHEKHESWLFPSTTGNHGVLSFSKLPLHVDSSLHPDISDRVFYLEGDHLHSSIQKVPALVLDCEPNIDFSKDIEAKREYARQVAEFFEFVKRKKEVPSLEANNNANKNLGQQIVLPHEGGLWTPDSSCFPESTVKSLDFRRAISFLSG, encoded by the exons ATGCAGAAGCTCTGGCGCAGTTGCACGGGTCCTGGCCCTGTTCTCTCTACCGCTGGTTGGCTTGAAACTAAGGCCTCCAGTGCTCTCTCTCGTTCCTTCATGTGTGCTTCTACTCTGCGTTTGTCTTCCTTCCCTGGTTCCGGCCAATCCCGGCGAACTCCTCTCATCCCTTGCCGTTGCGGTATCGATGTTGGCCGGGCGTTTTCTAGGGCATGGTCTCCACTTTTACGAGAAGTTCAGGTTCCGACTTTAGCCTGGCTCCATGCTAGCCCTGGGAGAGGGTTTCGAGCGGTTGAGGGTTTAAGAAGTAGAGAAAAAGGTGGGGTTTTGGATGGGTTTGACGAGGAAAAgaggaaggaagaagaaagtggtagcgaggaggaggaggaaggggGCATTGTTGATGCTGACCAGAGTTCAAGGTCACCTCGGCAGCGGACGAGCCCTGTGAGGAGGCAGAGAGGTGGTTCTAATGGTCCTTTGGGTAGGAACCTCGAGCTCTTGACGATTCCAGGGGTTGGGCCACGGAACCTGAGGAAGCTGgtggataagggttttgaagGCGTTGCTCAGCTTAAGCAACTCTACAAGGATAAG TTTGTTGGCAAGTCTAGCGAAAAGATGGTTGAATATTTACAAAGTTCAGTAGGGATTATCCACAAAAACCATGCAGAGAGTATAACCTCCTTCATCAAGGATAGTGTGGATGAGGAATTAAAACAGGAAGATACTGGCTCTGATCTTAGGTCTGGCTTGAAGAAAAGGCTTACATTCTGTGTTGAGGGTAATATTAGCGTGGGCAAAACAACCTTCCTGCAAAGAATAGCCAATGAAACCCTTGAATTGCGGGATCTTGTTGAAATAGTTCCAGAGCCTATAGCCAAGTGGCAGGATGTTGGTCCTGATCATTTCAATATACTTGATGCCTTCTATGCTGAGCCAGAAAGGTATGCTTATACCTTCCAGAATTATGTGTTTGTAACCAGGGTCATGCAGGAAAGAGAATCTGCCGGTAGCATCAAACCTCTCAGGTTAATGGAAAGAAGTGTTTTCAGTGATAGAAtg GTTTTTGTTCGAGCTGTTCATGAGGCGAAATGGATGAATGAGATGGAAATCAGCATCTATGACTCATGGTTTGACCCTGTTGTGTCAGTCTTACCGGGGCTTATCCCTGATGGCTTCATTTATCTTAGAGCTAGTCCAGACACTTGCCACAAGAGAATGTTATTGCGTAAGAGAACAGAGGAAGGTGGTGTGAGCCTGGATTATCTGAGGGGTcttcatgaaaaacatgagagtTGGCTGTTCCCCTCTACAACTGGAAATCATGGTGTTTTGTCATTCAGCAAATTACCATTGCATGTAGACAGCTCTTTGCATCCTGATATAAGTGACCGTGTGTTTTATTTAGAAGGTGACCATCTGCATTCAAGTATTCAAAAG GTTCCTGCCTTGGTTCTTGATTGCGAGCCGAACATTGACTTCAGCAAAGATATTGAAGCTAAGAGGGA ATATGCTCGCCAAGTTGCAGAATTTTTCGAGTttgtgaaaagaaagaaagaggtgCCATCTTTGGAAGCCAACAACAATGCTAATAAAAACCTTGGCCAACAGATTGTACTTCCTCACGAAGGTGGATTATGGACACCAGATAGCAGTTGCTTCCCTGAGTCAACCGTCAAATCTCTCGATTTCAGAAGAGCGATTTCGTTCCTCTCTGGGTAG
- the LOC120256839 gene encoding L-ascorbate peroxidase 2, cytosolic-like produces TSVKGFHLDRRSRRHNLSTATIPPVKNDLASDHNHSSPPAPWLLDLIAYQGRCHKERSGFEGPWTANPLIFDNSYFTELLSGEKEGLLQLPSDKALLTDPVFRPLVDKYAVDEDAFFTDYAEAHLKLSELGFAKA; encoded by the exons ACGAGTGTGAAGGGCTTTCATTTGGATCGACGAAGCCGCCGCCACAACCTCTCGACCGCCACCATCCCTCCGGTGAAGAACGACCTCGCCAGCGATCACAACCACAGCTCGCCGCCGGCCCCATGGCTCCTCGACCTCATCGCTTACCAG GGAAGGTGCCACAAGGAGCGTTCTGGTTTTGAAGGTCCTTGGACTGCAAACCCGCTTATCTTTGACAACTCCTACTTCAC TGAGCTCCTGAGCGGAGAGAAAGAAGGCCTTCTTCAGCTTCCTTCTGACAAGGCACTTCTCACTGACCCTGTTTTCCGTCCCTTGGTGGATAAATATGCAGTG GATGAGGATGCCTTCTTCACAGACTATGCCGAAGCTCACTTGAAGTTATCTGAGCTTGG ATTTGCTAAGGCTTGA
- the LOC120256812 gene encoding ATP-dependent DNA helicase Q-like 4A isoform X1, translating to MTRGLASRSKLNIEFKCDGKYPKVNWSQHAALVDGSSPQDNHLSSNFLYSLPGQKPQSEGPNRMLCTRPFTCQLQRTETLQNPQFEKAWRALNGIQVACKNYLRPGLTGPAKRNHANYIPTNVLDSSNCTDKVAYCQNPGNSVEEKQKALHNSLSDAPTKVSYSLNYNGNSLPVNSSFGTVVDVRSEKLQQDTIGASLRSSSSYSGPINCRTSSDNDCKCLDEVFEDAMDEDDLLKNIDVDQIVMEHYQATSTPRGLASKDSPCTPVGSRGNFMGPRENTMPTELCEICSHGLKLAFCPEARGHLQELKDKLIAISNELLDNAGDLSPSRCESLRQDRLHLNKQVQQLEQYLNNSRVNEERELSHRMASTTPRDFQSVTPVSSFMIDPIRFDSQVHIRNELGNYEDRSTSVPYCPTDRFSSPLSCSMDRPSFASTPLDREIFAPKLAEVNYIDGSTDQRWKSVDFPWTKKLEANNKKVFGNHSFRPNQREVINATMSGYDVFVLMPTGGGKSLTYQLPSLICPGVTLVVSPLVSLIQDQIMYLLQANIPAAYLSANLEWVEQQEILRELMSGVCKYKLLYVTPEKIARSDVLLRNLESLHSRGSLARIVIDEAHCVSQWGHDFRPDYQGLGILKQKFPNTPVLALTATATASVKEDVVQALGLINCIVFRQSFNRPNLWYSILPKTKKCLDDIDKFIKENHFDECGIIYCLSRMDCEKVAEKLQECGHKASFYHGNMDSSQRAYVQRQWSKDEINIICATVAFGMGINKPDVRFVIHHSLPKSIEGYHQECGRAGRDGLRSSCVLYYNYSDYIRVKHMLMQGVIEQNPLASGTRRNSLANTERVLETNLENLLRMVSYCENDTDCRRLLQLIHFGEKFNPENCQKTCDNCSKILCLIEKDVTDIAKQLVELVRITGQRYSSSHILEVYRGSLSQMVKKYRHENLSFHGAGKHLAKGEASRILRHLVIDDILMEDVKKSDLYGSVSSVLKINESKAQALSSGQLTIKLRFPTLGKASKMQKPETTPAKGSLVPGIVNPPQSDIPAQAQPEVDLNLSAKIYAALRILRTALVKEAGEGYMAYHIFGNATLQQISKKIPRTKEELLEVNGMGKVKVSKYGDRVLDTIESTIQEYQKTDKNSSGSSNTSSDGVKRRRGSAGVDSTADDDFTDNTEQSKKRVMKTPLEIRCIDLELDGCHMGTEESNPNPKYKNSGRVLPQWSSPEIKSVSPGNNLFEEFSYKK from the exons ATGACTAGGGGTTTAGCATCCAG aagtaaattaaatatagagTTTAAATGTGATGGCAAGTATCCCAAAGTCAACTGGTCACAACATGCTGCTTTGGTTGATGGCTCATCACCTCAAGACAATCATTTGAGCTCAAATTTCCTATATTCTTTACCAGGACAAAAACCTCAGTCTGAAGGACCTAACAGAATGTTGTGCACAAG GCCTTTTACTTGTCAACTTCAAAGAACTGAAACCCTGCAGAATCCACAATTTGAAAAG GCCTGGAGAGCACTCAATGGTATTCAGGTGGCATGCAAGAATTATTTACGGCCAGGATTAACTGGTCCAGCAAAGAGAAATCATGCGAATTATATTCCAACTAATGTTTTAGATTCATCCAATTGCACTGATAAAGTGGCTTACTGCCAGAACCCTGGAAATTCagttgaagaaaaacaaaaggcaCTTCACAATTCACTGTCTGATGCACCCACAAAAGTCAGTTATTCTTTAAATTATAATGGAAATTCTCTGCCAGTGAATAGCAGTTTCGGTACAGTTGTTGATGTGAGATCAGAAAAATTGCAACAAGATACAATAGGAGCATCTCTGCGATCCAGTTCCTCTTATTCAGGTCCTATAAACTGTCGTACATCAAGTGATAATGATTGCAAATGTCTtgatgaagtttttgaagatGCTATGGATGAAGATGATCTTTTAAAG AACATTGATGTAGACCAGATAGTTATGGAGCACTATCAAGCAACTAGTACTCCCAGAGGATTAGCATCAAAAGATTCACCTTGTACTCCAGTTGGTAGCAGAGGTAACTTCATGGGGCCTCGAGAGAACACCATGCCCACAGAACTATGTGAAATATGTAGCCATGGTTTGAAA ctAGCATTTTGTCCAGAAGCAAGAGGACATCTGCAGGAGCTGAAGGATAAGCTAATTGCCATATCAAATGAACTTCTTGACAATGCTGGTGACCTTAGTCCTTCTCGCTGTGAAAGTCTTCGTCAAGACCG GTTGCATCTTAATAAGCAGGTTCAACAGCTTGAGCAATATCTTAATAACTCGAGGGTAAATGAAGAAAGGGAATTGTCTCATCGTATGGCCTCAACTACACCCAGGGATTTCCAATCTGTCACTCCTGTAAGCTCATTTATGATAGATCCTATAAGGTTTGATTCCCAAGTTCACATAAGAAATGAACTAGGAAATTATGAGGATCGTAGTACTTCAGTGCCCTACTGTCCTACAGATAGGTTCTCTTCGCCTCTGTCATGTTCCATGGATAGGCCAAGTTTTGCATCAACACCTCTGGACAGAGAAATATTTGCCCCTAAGCTTGCTGAAGTTAATTATATTGATGGGTCTACTGATCAAAGATGGAAGAGTGTAGACTTCCCGTGGACAAAGAAACTTGAG GCCAACAACAAGAAAGTCTTTGGAAATCACTCATTTCGTCCTAATCAAAGAGAGGTGATTAATGCAACAATGAGTGGATATGATGTTTTTGTATTGATGCCCACAGGCGGTGGAAAGAGCCTAACATACCAG CTTCCCTCTCTCATCTGTCCAGGAGTAACTCTAGTGGTTTCTCCTCTTGTTTCACTCATTCAAGATCAAATCATGTATTTACTACAG GCAAATATTCCTGCTGCTTATTTGAGTGCCAACTTGGAGTGGGTTGAACAACAGGAAATACTTAGGGAGCTGATGTCTGGTGTATGTAAATACAAGCTACTATATGTGACCCCAGAAAAAATTGCTAG AAGTGACGTTCTATTGAGAAACTTGGAAAGTTTACATTCACGGGGATCACTTGCTAGGATCGTAATTGATGAAGCTCACTGTGTTAGCCAATGGGGACATGATTTTAGACCAGACTATCAG GGCCTTGGTATTCTGAAACAGAAATTTCCAAACACACCAGTGTTGGCTCTAACTGCAACAGCGACAGCTAGTGTAAAGGAAGATGTTGTGCAAGCTCTTGGCCTCATTAATTGCATTGTTTTCAGACAGAGTTTTAATCGCCCAAACTTGTG GTATTCAATATTACCGAAGACTAAGAAATGTTTGGATGACATTGACAAATTCATCAAAGAAAACCATTTTGATGAATGTGGCATCATTTATTGTCTTTCAAGAATGGACTGTGAAAAAGTGGCTGAAAAGTTGCAG GAGTGTGGGCACAAGGCATCATTTTACCATGGCAACATGGATTCTTCTCAGCGAGCATATGTTCAAAGGCAGTGGAGcaaagatgaaataaatataatatgtgcAACAGTGGCGTTTGGAATGG GTATAAATAAACCTGATGTTCGGTTTGTGATTCATCATTCTCTTCCAAAGTCTATTGAAGGTTATCATCAG GAGTGTGGGCGTGCTGGTAGAGATGGTCTGCGTTCATCTTGTGTTCTGTACTACAATTATAGTGACTAT ATTAGAGTCAAGCATATGCTCATGCAAGGAGTTATAGAGCAAAATCCTTTGGCATCTGGAACAAGACGCAACTCGCTAGCAAACACTGAGAGAGTATTGGAAACAAACCTAGAAAATCTTTTGCGCATG GTTAGTTATTGCGAGAATGACACTGATTGCAGGCGTCTGCTACAGCTTATTCATTTTGGTGAAAAGTTCAATCCTGAAAACTGCCAGAAGACTTGTGATAATTGTTCCAAAATTTTGTGCTTGATTGAGAAAGATGTCACTGACATTGCAAAGCAACTG GTTGAATTGGTGAGAATAACTGGCCAGCGTTATTCATCATCCCATATTCTTGAAGTTTACAGGGGTTCCTTGAGTCAAATG GTGAAGAAATATAGGCATGAAAACCTAAGTTTTCATGGAGCAGGGAAACATTTAGCCAAAGGCGAAGCTTCCAGAATATTAAGGCATTTGgttattgatgatattcttaTGGAAGATGTCAAGAAGAGTGATCTATATGGTTCTGTATCATCGGTATTGAAG ATAAATGAATCAAAAGCACAGGCACTCTCCTCAGGACAGCTAACAATTAAGCTCAG GTTCCCGACTCTGGGAAAGGCATCTAAGATGCAGAAACCTGAAACAACCCCTGCAAAAGGTTCATTGGTTCCTGGAATAGTGAACCCTCCCCAAAGTGACATACCTGCTCAAGCACAACCTGAAGTCGACCTG AATCTGTCAGCAAAAATTTATGCTGCTTTGCGTATACTTCGCACTGCACTTGTAAAGGAGGCTGGTGAAGGATACATGGCATATCACATTTTTGG AAATGCGACATTGCAGCAGATCAGCAAGAAAATACCAAGGACCAAAGAAGAACTCCTTGAGGTCAACGGCATGGGCAA GGTGAAGGTAAGTAAGTACGGGGACCGTGTATTAGATACTATAGAGTCGACGATCCAAGAATACCAGAAGACTGACAAGAATAGCAGTGGTAGCAGCAACACAAGTTCTGACGGTGTAAAAAGAAGGAGAGGCTCAGCAGGTGTTGATTCCACTGCAGATGATGATTTTACTGATAACACTGAACAATCAAAGAAAAGGGTAATGAAGACTCCTCTTGAAATAAGGTGCATTGATTTGGAATTGGATGGGTGTCACATGGGCACTGAGGAatcaaatccaaatccaaaataTAAGAATTCTGGTAGAGTCCTGCCGCAATGGTCTTCACCAGAGATCAAAAGTGTCAGTCCTGGAAACAATCTATTTGAGGAATTTTCATACAAGAAATAG